The bacterium genome has a segment encoding these proteins:
- the dnaK gene encoding molecular chaperone DnaK, translating into MAKIIGIDLGTTNSAMAVMEGGEPKIIENAEGVRTTPSVIAQSKAGERLVGLLAKRQAVTNPKNTLFGIKRLIGHRFDDEGVIRDKKNVSFTIERADNDGVKVDMGGKWYRPEEISAMVLQKLKVDAEAKLGEKITEAVITVPAYFNDSQRQATKDAGKIAGFDVKRIINEPTAAALAYGFNKKKDEKIVVYDFGGGTFDVSVLEVADDVIEVKSTDGDVHMGGEDIDQKIIRWIADEYKKESGIDVTKDVLALQRLKEAAEKSKHELSTTTEAEINIPFITSDASGPKHLLLKFSRATLEELAREYIDRSIEITKKAIGASPFKIGEIQEVILVGGQTRMPAIIDAVKKLFGKEPNRSINPDEVVALGAALQAGILQGDVKDVLLLDVIPLSLGIETLGGVATKLIERNTTIPASKSQVFSTAADNQTSVEIHIVQGERAMAADNKSLGRFILDGVPPSPRGMPQVEVTFDIDANGILNVKAREKTSGKEQSIRIEARSGLSEQDIERMRKEAEANAETDRQKKDSVDARNIAEQTIYTAEKSLRDAGDKVPAPVKSAVEAKVTALKGVKDGNDSTVIKKATEELSLEMQKIGEAMAKAQASTTSSDKKDDKKGGDPSTSSGQDGNVRDADFKEGDSGEAPQK; encoded by the coding sequence ATGGCAAAAATAATAGGTATAGATTTGGGAACTACAAACTCAGCAATGGCGGTTATGGAAGGCGGAGAGCCGAAGATTATTGAGAATGCCGAAGGGGTACGCACTACACCCTCGGTGATCGCTCAATCAAAAGCAGGGGAACGTCTCGTCGGTCTTTTAGCTAAGCGACAGGCAGTGACCAATCCAAAGAACACACTTTTTGGTATCAAGCGTTTGATTGGTCATCGTTTTGATGATGAGGGGGTAATTCGCGATAAAAAAAATGTTTCATTTACGATAGAACGCGCCGATAATGACGGGGTTAAGGTTGATATGGGTGGGAAATGGTACCGCCCCGAAGAGATTTCAGCGATGGTGCTTCAAAAACTGAAAGTCGACGCAGAAGCAAAACTTGGAGAAAAAATTACTGAAGCAGTGATTACCGTTCCCGCGTACTTTAATGACAGTCAGCGACAGGCAACCAAAGATGCCGGAAAGATAGCTGGTTTTGACGTAAAGCGCATTATCAATGAACCAACCGCGGCGGCGCTTGCATATGGTTTTAATAAAAAGAAAGATGAAAAAATCGTTGTCTATGACTTCGGTGGTGGTACGTTTGACGTTTCCGTGCTTGAAGTTGCCGATGATGTCATCGAAGTGAAGTCAACCGATGGCGATGTGCACATGGGCGGGGAAGACATTGATCAAAAAATCATTCGCTGGATTGCCGATGAATACAAAAAAGAAAGTGGCATTGATGTGACCAAAGATGTTTTAGCGCTTCAGAGGCTCAAGGAAGCGGCAGAAAAGTCGAAGCATGAACTCTCAACAACAACTGAAGCAGAAATCAATATTCCATTCATTACCTCCGACGCTTCTGGTCCAAAACACTTGCTTCTGAAGTTTTCCCGCGCAACTCTTGAAGAGCTTGCACGCGAATACATTGATCGTTCAATTGAGATCACGAAAAAAGCGATCGGCGCATCACCATTTAAAATAGGGGAAATTCAAGAAGTGATCTTAGTGGGAGGTCAGACGAGAATGCCTGCCATTATCGATGCGGTGAAAAAGCTTTTTGGAAAAGAGCCGAATCGCTCGATCAACCCTGACGAAGTTGTTGCTCTTGGTGCCGCGCTTCAGGCGGGAATTTTGCAGGGTGATGTGAAAGACGTTTTGCTTCTTGATGTTATTCCGCTTTCGCTTGGCATCGAAACACTCGGCGGAGTCGCGACAAAATTAATTGAACGCAATACCACAATTCCAGCATCAAAATCTCAAGTGTTTTCAACTGCCGCTGATAATCAGACATCGGTGGAGATTCATATCGTGCAAGGAGAGCGCGCTATGGCGGCAGATAACAAGAGTCTTGGTCGCTTCATTCTCGACGGAGTTCCGCCGTCACCTCGCGGTATGCCACAAGTCGAAGTGACCTTTGATATTGACGCAAACGGCATTCTCAATGTGAAAGCGCGCGAGAAAACTTCCGGCAAAGAACAATCAATTCGCATTGAGGCGCGTTCGGGACTTTCAGAACAAGATATTGAACGTATGCGTAAAGAGGCGGAAGCAAATGCAGAAACGGACCGTCAGAAAAAGGATTCTGTCGATGCGCGCAACATTGCCGAGCAGACCATCTATACTGCGGAAAAATCACTTCGCGACGCAGGCGACAAGGTGCCTGCTCCAGTAAAATCAGCTGTTGAAGCAAAGGTTACGGCACTCAAAGGCGTTAAGGACGGCAATGACTCAACAGTCATCAAGAAAGCGACTGAAGAACTTTCGCTTGAAATGCAAAAGATTGGTGAAGCGATGGCAAAAGCGCAAGCCAGTACTACATCCTCTGATAAAAAAGATGATAAAAAAGGTGGCGACCCCTCGACAAGTTCAGGGCAAGACGGAAATGTCCGCGACGCGGATTTCAAAGAGGGGGATAGCGGAGAAGCGCCCCAAAAATAG
- a CDS encoding nucleotide exchange factor GrpE — translation MNKNNNNHQDETPLDKGENNEYDDVIFDKEIDDEVGETLSRDAMKKLRQKLEVCVKEKQEYLLGWQRSKADFVNARKSDEESRNNFIKFANEGLIEELLPVIESFEMAFGNKEAWEKVDKNWRTGVEYIHSKLMGTLIQHGLKELNPVGEKFDPTHHASFENVPTDNPEEDHIIVAVVQKGYALNGKIIKPPNVKVAVFEEKL, via the coding sequence ATGAATAAAAACAATAACAATCATCAAGACGAAACCCCTCTTGACAAGGGTGAAAATAATGAGTATGATGATGTCATCTTTGATAAGGAAATTGATGATGAGGTAGGAGAAACGCTTTCGCGTGATGCCATGAAAAAGTTACGGCAAAAACTCGAGGTGTGCGTCAAAGAAAAACAGGAATATCTTCTCGGATGGCAGCGCTCAAAAGCCGATTTCGTAAACGCAAGAAAATCTGACGAAGAAAGCAGAAATAATTTCATTAAGTTTGCGAACGAAGGTCTTATTGAAGAACTTTTGCCCGTCATTGAAAGTTTTGAAATGGCATTTGGGAACAAAGAAGCATGGGAGAAGGTGGATAAAAATTGGCGGACAGGCGTTGAGTATATTCACAGTAAGCTTATGGGCACGCTCATACAACACGGGCTAAAAGAACTAAATCCCGTTGGAGAAAAATTTGATCCTACGCACCATGCTTCGTTTGAAAATGTACCAACAGATAATCCGGAGGAAGATCATATAATTGTCGCGGTGGTTCAGAAGGGATATGCGCTCAATGGAAAAATAATTAAACCGCCCAATGTTAAGGTTGCAGTGTTTGAAGAAAAATTATAA
- a CDS encoding NosD domain-containing protein has protein sequence MNISNLKSQFFFAPHLVLAAVFVAGVFLFADRARAQELPSFEPSTRSGVVEGTSANFSITDSAYLNISLDSTEVIKLRMESVPNMVTMTIESPALLIATSTQITLYGFTTSTTYYKYEDNYHNLTQFTTDENGAYSYTQDISTPHIVFIQTHKSTKFIRDDATGGDCTLIGNWDSAIKTCTLNVDLTETIQIDSNGITLDGNSHMLTGSNTGNGVYLSGFSGRTGVTIKNLNVKKFLNGILLRGSNNTLTNNTTTSNSYGIFLGYLSNNNTLTNNTASSNGFGIYLYFSSNNILMNNVAQENSSDDLHVQVSSDSHCDNSITNTIGSGGRPIRYFNSAVTLSNETFSELILCNAGGSNINNITIDGSITKKNNGLFLIQTSSSTIANVNSSNNNSGIYLDSSSSNNVLTNNIASNNNSGILLYGSSNNNTLTNNTVLGNNFYGILFSLSSNNILTNNTASNNNVYGIYLFSSNNNQVYNNNLIGNFTQARVNGGNGNVFNLTPSIGGNYWSNFDTTAEGCSDSNNDNFCDSPYIFYGGQDNLPWTTQDGWNNIPPPCTADCYSNVLFLPGMMGSRLFEKSSDCGVFNNEKERWVSILDCNHQRLVLNGAGKSINSLYTKEGTAGVIDEVYASNIYQSFINDLKKWKEADHIINDYSMIAYDWRLSLEDILQNGATSTDGISYSTPQGFTNSYLYKQLKILADSSKTQKVTIVAHSNGGLVTKALIQKLKEANDPLYDRIDNVIFVAVPQAGTPDTVGQLLHGGSLGPLGFLMDAERVRDLLHNMPTGYNLLPSRAYIGSSTPLIEFGGNAVSPVISARYGDTIDTYDELADYLTGGDGRAVPAYDDLSSPAIGNSTLLSNAETIHATLDQWTPATSTMVYEIAGWGIYTPAVIRYEKNKVCIPRDPPSTPQTIGAPQPIICERYVDVIKIQDKVTLNGDKTVVEESAHLMPTSSMTQKWWVDLGKYNNLTSTIDREHKNILEVDPLRSFIHSIVISSSTPEQYITNDSSLLVSTKPYIKYQLHSPLNLNIYDQAGNHTGISTTTGLIEEGIKGSTYYTLGDTKIIIVSADTLHTVKLDAYASGSFTLDLEELRGDIVMASTTYEAIPTATTTQVTLTWTGVLSTTTTLAIDFNNDNTIDSTLKPTLGGTTIYDATPPEARFTFDPAANKFFITGIDNLSSTTVNTTATSTTITDEAGNTTNIPFLEYEEEPTEIKVVFNTIIYNGIATATPKTTLEYEWKFKNDILKSLSQEIHLKDMRKIETKYKQAINETKIVDEVEEGKSKKIKISKPGIAVVTVMTDKGQLLVGY, from the coding sequence ATGAATATATCGAACCTAAAATCACAGTTTTTCTTTGCGCCCCATCTTGTACTTGCGGCGGTTTTTGTCGCAGGGGTATTCTTATTCGCTGATCGCGCAAGAGCTCAAGAGTTGCCATCGTTTGAACCATCGACACGATCAGGCGTCGTAGAAGGTACGAGCGCAAACTTTTCTATCACCGACAGCGCATATTTAAATATCAGTTTAGACAGCACAGAAGTAATCAAACTTAGAATGGAGTCGGTTCCCAACATGGTAACAATGACGATTGAGTCGCCCGCTCTTTTAATTGCAACCTCAACCCAGATCACCCTTTATGGTTTTACTACCTCAACCACTTACTATAAATATGAAGACAATTATCACAACCTGACTCAATTTACCACTGACGAAAACGGCGCATATTCATACACGCAAGACATTTCAACTCCCCACATTGTCTTTATCCAAACCCACAAAAGCACCAAGTTCATTCGTGATGATGCCACTGGCGGCGATTGCACTTTGATTGGCAACTGGGATTCCGCTATTAAAACCTGCACACTGAATGTGGATTTAACCGAGACCATTCAGATCGACAGCAATGGCATAACGCTTGACGGCAACAGCCACATGTTAACCGGGAGCAATACGGGAAACGGTGTCTATCTTTCCGGATTTTCTGGAAGGACTGGCGTTACTATCAAGAATTTAAATGTTAAGAAATTTTTGAATGGAATCTTACTCCGTGGATCCAACAACACTTTAACCAACAACACTACGACCTCAAATAGTTACGGAATCTTTCTTGGATATCTTAGTAACAACAACACTTTAACCAACAATACCGCGAGTTCAAATGGTTTTGGAATCTACCTCTACTTTTCCAGTAATAATATTCTGATGAACAATGTTGCGCAGGAAAACTCTTCCGACGACCTTCATGTTCAAGTATCGTCAGATAGCCATTGTGACAACAGTATTACCAACACTATTGGTTCCGGCGGGAGACCAATCAGATACTTCAACAGCGCGGTTACCTTAAGTAATGAAACTTTTTCTGAATTGATACTGTGCAACGCCGGCGGTTCAAATATAAACAATATCACAATTGACGGTTCGATAACGAAGAAAAACAACGGCTTATTTCTCATACAAACAAGCTCATCCACAATTGCGAACGTAAATTCCTCAAACAATAACTCTGGAATCTATCTCGACTCTTCCAGTAGCAATAACGTTCTGACAAACAATATCGCATCAAACAACAACTCCGGAATTCTCCTCTATGGTTCCTCAAACAATAACACACTGACAAACAACACTGTGTTAGGGAACAACTTTTATGGAATCTTATTTTCCTTATCCAGTAACAACATTCTGACAAACAACACTGCATCAAACAATAACGTTTACGGAATCTATCTATTCTCTTCCAACAACAACCAAGTTTACAACAACAATCTTATCGGCAACTTTACGCAGGCTCGTGTCAATGGTGGCAACGGTAATGTTTTTAATCTCACCCCATCAATCGGTGGCAACTACTGGAGTAACTTTGATACGACAGCAGAGGGTTGTAGTGATTCAAATAACGACAACTTCTGCGATTCGCCATATATTTTTTATGGCGGGCAGGATAATCTTCCGTGGACAACACAAGATGGGTGGAACAATATACCCCCTCCCTGCACCGCCGACTGTTATTCCAACGTTCTGTTTTTGCCGGGGATGATGGGATCAAGACTGTTTGAAAAAAGCAGCGATTGTGGAGTATTTAACAATGAAAAAGAACGCTGGGTTTCAATACTGGACTGCAATCACCAACGCCTCGTACTCAATGGAGCAGGGAAGAGCATTAACTCGTTATACACAAAAGAAGGCACCGCTGGTGTTATTGATGAAGTATATGCTTCCAATATTTACCAATCGTTTATAAACGACCTCAAGAAGTGGAAAGAAGCCGATCACATCATCAACGATTACTCTATGATCGCATACGATTGGCGGCTCTCACTCGAGGATATTCTTCAGAATGGCGCAACATCAACTGACGGGATTTCATACAGTACCCCGCAAGGGTTCACAAATAGTTACCTATACAAGCAGTTGAAAATACTCGCGGATTCGTCGAAGACCCAAAAGGTCACCATCGTTGCGCATTCAAACGGTGGACTCGTCACCAAGGCGCTCATTCAAAAACTGAAGGAGGCCAACGACCCCCTCTACGACAGAATCGACAATGTTATTTTTGTCGCCGTTCCCCAAGCAGGAACGCCTGACACTGTCGGCCAGCTTCTTCATGGCGGAAGTCTTGGTCCATTAGGTTTTCTCATGGATGCGGAGCGCGTTCGTGACCTTTTGCACAATATGCCAACGGGATACAATCTCCTTCCATCGCGTGCATACATCGGCTCCTCAACGCCGCTCATTGAGTTTGGAGGAAACGCAGTGAGTCCCGTAATCTCAGCACGTTATGGCGATACCATCGACACCTATGATGAGCTTGCAGATTATCTCACGGGCGGTGACGGACGGGCTGTACCTGCCTATGACGATCTTTCTTCTCCTGCGATTGGAAATTCAACCCTGCTTTCAAACGCCGAAACAATCCACGCGACGCTCGACCAATGGACTCCTGCCACATCGACTATGGTTTATGAAATCGCAGGGTGGGGGATATATACTCCCGCGGTGATTCGTTACGAAAAGAATAAAGTATGTATCCCCAGAGATCCCCCATCGACACCGCAAACAATCGGCGCACCACAACCAATTATTTGTGAGAGATATGTTGATGTCATTAAAATTCAAGATAAGGTAACGTTAAACGGCGACAAAACAGTGGTGGAAGAAAGCGCGCATCTCATGCCGACTTCTTCAATGACGCAAAAGTGGTGGGTGGATTTGGGAAAGTATAACAATTTAACATCAACAATTGACCGTGAGCACAAAAATATTCTTGAAGTTGATCCCCTTCGCTCCTTCATCCATTCGATTGTCATAAGCAGTTCGACCCCTGAACAATATATTACCAATGATTCTTCATTACTTGTCTCCACAAAACCATATATCAAGTATCAACTTCATTCACCCCTCAACCTCAACATCTATGACCAAGCAGGCAACCATACTGGTATCTCGACGACCACGGGATTGATTGAAGAAGGCATCAAGGGTAGTACTTACTACACTCTTGGTGATACCAAAATTATCATTGTTTCTGCCGATACTTTGCATACCGTAAAACTTGATGCCTACGCTTCAGGTTCGTTCACTCTTGACCTTGAAGAGCTTCGTGGCGACATTGTCATGGCTTCCACCACCTACGAAGCTATTCCCACTGCTACAACCACACAAGTGACTCTTACATGGACAGGAGTACTTTCAACTACGACTACACTCGCGATTGATTTCAACAACGATAACACAATCGATTCCACACTTAAACCAACTCTTGGCGGTACCACTATCTATGATGCAACCCCACCAGAAGCACGTTTTACTTTTGACCCCGCTGCCAACAAATTTTTTATCACGGGCATCGATAATCTCTCATCCACTACGGTAAACACCACCGCAACCAGCACCACGATTACCGACGAAGCAGGCAACACAACCAACATCCCTTTCCTTGAGTACGAAGAAGAACCCACGGAAATTAAGGTTGTTTTTAATACGATCATCTACAATGGCATTGCCACAGCAACACCAAAAACAACACTCGAATATGAATGGAAATTCAAAAATGATATACTAAAGTCACTCTCTCAAGAAATTCATCTTAAGGATATGCGCAAAATTGAAACGAAATATAAACAAGCAATCAACGAAACCAAGATTGTGGATGAGGTTGAAGAGGGAAAAAGTAAAAAAATAAAAATATCAAAGCCGGGAATTGCGGTGGTTACGGTGATGACAGACAAAGGACAGTTACTGGTCGGGTATTAG
- the rpsI gene encoding 30S ribosomal protein S9, whose amino-acid sequence MSAIGRRKTSVARVRITESSKNTFTINHKDLATYFPTKELQMIVADAGLKSKVLTKFHVEGRLYGGGIHSQAEALRHGISRALVKYDLELRKRLKKLGFLKRDPRMKERRKFGLKKARKAPQWSKR is encoded by the coding sequence ATTTCTGCTATTGGAAGAAGGAAAACATCTGTTGCTCGTGTGAGAATTACAGAAAGCTCAAAGAATACCTTTACTATCAACCACAAAGACCTCGCCACATATTTCCCAACCAAAGAACTTCAGATGATTGTCGCCGATGCAGGTCTCAAATCAAAAGTTTTAACAAAGTTTCATGTTGAAGGACGTCTCTACGGCGGAGGGATTCATTCCCAAGCGGAAGCGCTTCGCCATGGCATTTCTCGTGCGCTTGTAAAATATGATTTGGAACTTCGTAAGCGTTTGAAGAAACTTGGTTTTCTCAAGCGAGATCCAAGAATGAAAGAACGCCGAAAATTCGGTCTTAAAAAAGCCCGCAAAGCTCCGCAGTGGTCTAAACGCTAA
- the rplM gene encoding 50S ribosomal protein L13 yields the protein MTTTKTHTIDATGRTIGRVATEAAASLRGKNSPSFERHTIPTSKVEIINASKLSISLKKTKQKIYQSYSGYPGGLKEQTLESMIAKKGYEEVLIKAITRMLARNSIRPLMMKNLKISL from the coding sequence ATGACAACAACAAAAACACATACTATTGATGCGACAGGAAGAACGATTGGCAGGGTTGCGACCGAAGCGGCGGCCTCATTACGTGGTAAGAATTCTCCTTCATTTGAACGACATACCATCCCTACTTCAAAAGTAGAGATTATTAATGCATCAAAACTTTCCATTTCATTAAAGAAAACAAAGCAAAAAATATATCAATCATATTCCGGATATCCGGGCGGTCTTAAAGAGCAGACGCTTGAAAGCATGATCGCAAAAAAGGGATATGAAGAGGTTCTTATCAAGGCGATTACTCGAATGTTGGCGCGCAACAGTATCCGTCCGTTAATGATGAAGAATCTTAAAATTAGTCTGTAG
- the rplQ gene encoding 50S ribosomal protein L17 produces the protein MKHHNAIRKFGRTADQRQALIRSLACSLIIKEKIRTTEAKAKELRPYIEKMVTRGRKGDVFSRRLLVSRLGNESATKKLVEKIAPRYKERTGGYTRIVKLTPRQGDASKMAIIEFV, from the coding sequence ATGAAACACCACAACGCAATTAGAAAATTTGGAAGAACGGCCGACCAACGCCAAGCGCTGATTCGTTCTCTTGCTTGCTCTCTTATAATAAAAGAGAAGATTAGAACAACGGAAGCAAAAGCAAAAGAACTTAGACCATATATTGAAAAAATGGTAACACGTGGGCGCAAGGGAGATGTTTTTTCTCGCAGGCTATTGGTGTCTCGGTTGGGTAATGAAAGTGCCACTAAAAAGCTTGTAGAGAAAATAGCACCTCGATACAAAGAGCGTACGGGTGGTTATACACGAATTGTGAAGCTCACTCCGCGTCAAGGAGATGCAAGTAAAATGGCGATCATTGAATTTGTTTAG
- a CDS encoding DNA-directed RNA polymerase subunit alpha codes for MPEYNVILPSKPRVISEDAISGVYEIDGLYPGYGHTLGNSLRRIILSSLPGAAITSVKISGVSHEFSTIQGVKEDVITILLNLKKVRFKMLTDEPQTVTLTVKGVKNVSAADIKVPGQVEVLSKDAPIATITDKGTTLDIELRVEKGLGYIAKDVHQKEKVDIGTIAVDAIFTPIRRVNYEVENMRVGDRTDHNRLKISIETDGTLTPREALEKSIEIMINQLKSIVGFKEEEFVSSGVDISEGNAIKTTDEEEVSKMKVESLDLSTRTANALASANIRTVGGLSKKSEEDLLELEGLGEKGIQEIRRALGNLGLVLREK; via the coding sequence ATGCCTGAATACAATGTCATTCTTCCCTCAAAACCTCGTGTAATCTCCGAAGATGCAATCTCCGGTGTTTACGAGATTGACGGTTTGTACCCGGGATATGGTCACACACTTGGTAATTCATTACGAAGGATCATTCTCTCGTCTCTTCCGGGAGCGGCGATTACGTCTGTAAAGATCAGTGGCGTGTCACATGAGTTTTCAACCATTCAAGGCGTGAAAGAAGATGTTATCACCATATTGCTTAATTTAAAAAAAGTACGGTTCAAGATGTTGACTGATGAACCGCAAACCGTAACATTGACGGTGAAGGGTGTAAAAAATGTTTCGGCGGCAGACATCAAAGTTCCCGGTCAAGTTGAAGTATTATCAAAAGATGCTCCGATCGCTACTATTACTGACAAGGGAACAACGCTTGATATAGAATTGAGAGTCGAGAAAGGTCTCGGGTATATTGCAAAAGATGTACATCAAAAAGAAAAAGTGGACATTGGAACTATTGCGGTAGATGCTATATTTACTCCAATTCGTCGCGTGAATTACGAAGTAGAAAACATGCGCGTAGGTGATAGGACAGACCACAACAGGCTCAAAATTTCCATTGAGACAGATGGAACACTTACTCCACGTGAAGCACTCGAGAAATCAATCGAGATAATGATCAATCAACTTAAGTCGATTGTTGGATTTAAGGAAGAAGAGTTTGTTTCAAGTGGAGTTGATATTAGCGAAGGAAACGCAATCAAAACCACCGACGAAGAAGAAGTTTCAAAAATGAAAGTCGAAAGTCTCGATCTCTCGACGCGTACTGCGAATGCTCTTGCAAGCGCAAACATCAGAACCGTAGGGGGACTTTCCAAGAAAAGTGAAGAAGATCTTCTTGAGCTCGAGGGACTTGGCGAAAAGGGAATTCAGGAAATCAGGCGGGCGCTTGGGAATCTTGGCCTAGTTCTTAGGGAAAAATAA
- the rpsD gene encoding 30S ribosomal protein S4 yields the protein MRISCKTCRRLGESICGRGDKCASVKKPYPPGIRDSDRKHRGSVSEFGTQLREKQKVRNTYGLREKQFSNYVKEASSKSGTNPVERLYENLESRLDNVAYRLGFATARSTARQMVSHGHITVNGKRMNVPSYRVKTGDVLAIREGSKSKVLFSGLAERLEKHKTPYWATMDPVQLKGTLASSPKLAEGEMTFNLASVIEFYSR from the coding sequence ATGAGAATAAGTTGTAAAACATGTAGAAGATTAGGAGAAAGTATTTGTGGGCGTGGCGATAAATGCGCCTCGGTAAAAAAGCCGTACCCTCCTGGTATTCGGGATAGCGATCGCAAGCATCGTGGAAGTGTTTCCGAGTTTGGTACTCAGCTTCGTGAAAAGCAGAAGGTGCGCAATACGTATGGACTTCGTGAAAAACAATTTTCAAACTATGTGAAAGAAGCTTCTTCGAAATCAGGAACAAATCCCGTTGAGCGACTCTATGAGAATCTTGAGTCACGTCTTGATAATGTCGCATACCGCTTGGGGTTTGCTACTGCTCGATCGACTGCTCGCCAAATGGTGTCACATGGGCACATTACCGTGAATGGAAAAAGAATGAATGTTCCATCGTATCGTGTCAAAACGGGAGACGTTCTTGCAATACGTGAGGGAAGCAAATCAAAAGTACTTTTTTCAGGATTAGCTGAGCGCCTCGAAAAGCATAAAACTCCATACTGGGCGACAATGGACCCGGTGCAACTTAAGGGGACTCTTGCTTCGAGCCCTAAACTTGCAGAAGGAGAGATGACGTTTAACCTAGCTTCAGTTATTGAATTTTACAGCAGATAA
- the rpsK gene encoding 30S ribosomal protein S11, whose translation MGKKRIVKKGGDKEDGQISQSAARVPKKRVTAGVLYVQSTYNNTKLLVTDKEGNSLIFSSCGALGFSGAKKGTPFAAAKVGELIGEKAVLMGIKEVDVVVKGVGSGRESSIRAFASKGIDITGISDKTPVPHNGPRPKKPRRV comes from the coding sequence ATGGGAAAAAAACGAATTGTAAAAAAGGGAGGAGACAAAGAAGATGGGCAAATATCTCAATCGGCGGCGCGCGTACCCAAGAAACGTGTTACGGCAGGTGTTTTATATGTTCAATCAACATATAACAACACTAAACTCCTTGTGACCGACAAAGAAGGAAACTCGCTTATATTTTCATCATGCGGAGCGCTTGGATTTTCTGGAGCTAAAAAGGGGACACCGTTTGCAGCTGCAAAAGTTGGAGAACTAATTGGCGAGAAAGCAGTACTCATGGGAATCAAGGAAGTTGATGTGGTGGTGAAGGGTGTTGGTTCTGGTCGTGAATCATCGATTAGAGCGTTTGCTTCAAAAGGGATTGATATTACGGGGATTAGCGACAAAACACCTGTTCCACACAATGGACCAAGGCCAAAGAAACCCCGAAGAGTATAA
- the rpsM gene encoding 30S ribosomal protein S13, with product MRISGITIPDNKRLEIGLSAIFGIGRARAQKILNEAGVSFDTKGKEVSPADENKIRKIIETFKTEGDLKREISMNIKRLKDIKSYRGSRHMRGLPVRGQRTKTNSRTVRGNVRKTMGSGRRKVEKT from the coding sequence ATGCGTATTTCAGGAATTACCATACCAGACAATAAAAGATTAGAGATAGGATTAAGCGCAATCTTTGGTATTGGACGTGCTCGTGCACAAAAAATACTTAATGAGGCGGGGGTAAGTTTTGATACAAAGGGGAAAGAGGTGTCTCCTGCAGATGAAAATAAGATCAGAAAGATTATTGAAACATTTAAGACTGAAGGAGATCTTAAGCGCGAGATCTCTATGAATATTAAGCGATTGAAGGACATTAAAAGTTATCGTGGTAGTCGTCATATGCGCGGATTGCCGGTACGCGGACAAAGAACAAAGACAAATTCTCGCACTGTTCGCGGAAACGTGAGAAAAACCATGGGTTCTGGTCGTCGCAAGGTTGAGAAGACATAG
- the rpmJ gene encoding 50S ribosomal protein L36, giving the protein MKVRSSVKKICVKCKMVRRKRLLYVICVNPKHKQKQG; this is encoded by the coding sequence ATGAAGGTTAGATCATCGGTAAAAAAAATCTGCGTAAAATGCAAAATGGTCAGACGAAAACGACTTTTGTATGTTATTTGTGTTAACCCAAAACACAAGCAGAAGCAAGGATAA
- the infA gene encoding translation initiation factor IF-1, with the protein MVDIKDDKDLHVNGVVTEALPDTMFRVELPDKSVILAYLSGKMRFNRIRVLIGDKVMIKLDPYGGKGRVVKRL; encoded by the coding sequence ATGGTTGATATAAAAGACGATAAGGACCTTCACGTTAACGGGGTTGTCACCGAGGCATTACCGGATACAATGTTTCGTGTTGAGCTTCCTGATAAAAGTGTTATACTCGCGTACCTTTCAGGGAAAATGCGGTTTAATCGCATTCGGGTTCTTATTGGCGATAAAGTTATGATTAAGCTTGACCCCTATGGTGGGAAAGGAAGGGTTGTCAAAAGATTATAA